One genomic segment of Mycolicibacterium chubuense NBB4 includes these proteins:
- a CDS encoding TetR/AcrR family transcriptional regulator: protein MAQRRSVDDGITEATLQLLRAGGPRAVTVEAVAARSGIAKTTIYRRHRDRREMLSAALSRGPSPEPLPARADASARLRWVIEHAVEAVEAGIGFGGFAAMLTDEDPEFTAVFRQILAEQRADLEAVIDACRSDGVFRADVDGATLIDAVVGAYIAERARTGAVADGWDARLFDLFWPVVNNRRRR, encoded by the coding sequence ATGGCGCAGCGACGCAGTGTCGACGACGGCATCACCGAGGCGACCCTGCAGTTGCTTCGCGCCGGGGGGCCGCGAGCGGTGACCGTCGAAGCGGTCGCCGCCCGCTCGGGCATCGCCAAGACCACCATCTACCGGCGGCATCGCGACCGGCGGGAGATGTTGTCGGCGGCGCTGTCTCGCGGGCCGTCGCCCGAGCCGCTCCCGGCGCGGGCCGATGCGTCCGCGCGCCTTCGATGGGTGATCGAGCACGCCGTCGAGGCGGTGGAGGCCGGCATCGGATTCGGGGGATTCGCCGCCATGCTCACCGACGAAGACCCGGAGTTCACCGCGGTGTTCCGCCAGATCCTGGCCGAGCAACGGGCTGACCTGGAGGCGGTGATCGACGCCTGCCGGTCGGACGGCGTGTTCCGCGCCGACGTCGACGGCGCCACGCTCATCGACGCGGTGGTCGGCGCCTACATCGCCGAGCGTGCCCGCACGGGCGCCGTCGCCGACGGCTGGGACGCGCGACTGTTCGACCTCTTCTGGCCTGTCGTCAACAACCGGCGACGGCGTTGA
- a CDS encoding alkylphosphonate transporter: MRDGGFTSSVAFRFAQHPQCPNCGGRRSKRIQYGMPADPESWEPWVSIGGCCVSPEKWECQLCEHQWS, from the coding sequence ATGCGCGACGGCGGCTTCACCAGTTCGGTCGCCTTTCGCTTCGCTCAGCATCCGCAATGCCCGAACTGCGGCGGACGACGAAGCAAGCGAATCCAGTACGGCATGCCCGCCGACCCGGAGTCGTGGGAACCGTGGGTCAGTATCGGCGGCTGCTGCGTCTCGCCCGAGAAATGGGAATGCCAACTGTGCGAGCACCAATGGTCGTGA
- a CDS encoding EspA/EspE family type VII secretion system effector, producing the protein MSVLDAFLATWRDARATFGTGVPQGGERFDRSATLDRLRSDLDAAAPGQRWAGGAATQYAGVNSTHQRVIQDLGRLDRRLARQIDRSAEIVVSGRRDLEAVRTWVLDAAASVPKNAAGDRLLLPIVSRGLRQVSGVLTRANGELTTVGVNIQAISSEYQALGAGQKNGRGPGDGVHAVDYKQSPPPPPYPINEVIAEATDLDGNHVVLRRGYYNESTQQGFGWDKAYWRHHVVNPNVFTDLISHSRPISSKDGTLVYEVPINRVHCSSGFLGMPDCEDTGESVTMRIVANINEGRPGIPDGGQKGVISMYPLAGGSGVVEVKPGWTLTPPWVNNNVPIN; encoded by the coding sequence ATGAGCGTGCTCGATGCCTTCCTGGCCACGTGGCGCGATGCGCGGGCCACGTTCGGCACGGGCGTCCCGCAGGGCGGCGAGCGGTTTGATCGGAGCGCGACGCTCGATCGGCTCCGGAGTGACCTCGACGCCGCCGCACCCGGTCAACGCTGGGCAGGCGGAGCGGCTACCCAGTACGCCGGCGTCAACAGCACGCATCAGCGTGTGATCCAGGATTTGGGACGTCTCGACAGACGGCTGGCGAGACAGATCGACAGGTCCGCCGAGATCGTCGTCAGTGGCCGGCGAGACCTCGAGGCCGTGCGCACCTGGGTACTCGACGCCGCTGCGAGCGTGCCGAAGAACGCAGCCGGTGACCGACTGCTGCTACCGATCGTCAGTCGGGGTCTGCGTCAGGTGAGCGGCGTTCTGACACGGGCGAACGGCGAGCTCACTACGGTCGGCGTCAACATCCAAGCGATCAGCAGCGAGTACCAGGCGCTCGGTGCGGGCCAGAAGAACGGGAGAGGTCCTGGTGACGGAGTCCACGCCGTGGACTACAAGCAGTCGCCGCCGCCACCGCCCTACCCGATCAATGAGGTGATCGCCGAGGCGACCGACCTCGACGGGAACCACGTCGTCCTCCGGCGCGGCTACTACAACGAGTCGACGCAACAAGGTTTCGGCTGGGACAAGGCGTACTGGCGACATCACGTGGTCAATCCCAATGTCTTCACAGATCTGATCTCGCACAGCCGGCCGATCAGCTCGAAGGACGGAACCCTTGTCTACGAGGTGCCGATCAATCGTGTGCATTGCAGTTCCGGCTTCCTCGGCATGCCCGATTGTGAGGACACAGGAGAAAGCGTCACGATGAGGATCGTCGCGAACATCAACGAAGGACGGCCCGGAATCCCTGACGGTGGCCAGAAGGGAGTCATCTCGATGTATCCACTCGCGGGAGGCAGTGGAGTGGTTGAAGTGAAACCAGGATGGACGCTGACGCCGCCATGGGTGAACAACAATGTGCCCATCAACTGA
- a CDS encoding HNH endonuclease translates to MTDPLLLGQRVLAILEHGQRDATYKLATLMALIEHSLENLPAGPDDPLTVPIPELAHRVLALYWHQVRPFEGHELAQRRTGSRTRIIDATKALREVARAGNSRLSLELASGRAPAAYTEAIERIALALIKQPLPRLQKLPGASRNDPFLYDDSFLGENVSRSSVRAHGDAIVLRPGVATALARLAGLLKPALEMMWVEDVRRMNKFLESDVPDVAGHLFGRERTALAAVRGPYKETFGPHCFYCSAHLPADNPIDHVLPWSLVGIDGLANLVLACRRCNGDKSNALPAMALVDRALSDTRLSALDDIATQLQWPTQRERVVAAARGIYRGQPPGVPTWSGYKHSERLDITFSSWWIAQI, encoded by the coding sequence GTGACTGATCCGCTACTCCTCGGCCAGCGCGTGCTGGCTATTCTCGAGCACGGACAGCGGGACGCCACCTACAAGCTCGCAACGCTGATGGCGTTGATCGAGCACTCCCTCGAGAATCTGCCGGCAGGCCCTGACGATCCGCTGACGGTCCCGATTCCCGAGCTCGCGCACCGCGTATTGGCGCTGTACTGGCACCAGGTGAGACCATTTGAAGGACATGAGCTTGCGCAACGTCGCACGGGCAGTAGAACACGGATCATCGACGCCACCAAGGCCTTGCGCGAGGTAGCACGTGCCGGTAACAGCCGACTGTCGCTTGAGCTTGCGTCGGGGCGTGCCCCGGCCGCGTACACCGAAGCCATCGAACGGATCGCGCTCGCGCTGATCAAGCAGCCCCTGCCGCGGCTTCAGAAGCTGCCCGGCGCCTCACGCAACGACCCGTTCCTCTACGACGACTCGTTCCTCGGAGAAAACGTGTCACGATCCTCGGTGCGTGCGCATGGGGACGCGATCGTGTTGAGGCCCGGCGTAGCCACCGCACTGGCCCGCTTGGCGGGGTTGCTGAAGCCGGCGCTGGAAATGATGTGGGTCGAGGATGTGCGACGTATGAATAAATTCCTCGAGTCAGATGTACCTGATGTGGCGGGACATCTCTTCGGCCGCGAGCGCACCGCCCTGGCAGCGGTCAGGGGCCCATACAAGGAGACGTTTGGGCCCCATTGCTTTTACTGCAGTGCGCATCTGCCTGCTGATAATCCCATCGACCATGTCCTACCGTGGTCGCTGGTCGGAATCGACGGTCTAGCCAACCTCGTTCTCGCCTGCAGGCGCTGCAACGGCGACAAGAGCAACGCGTTACCCGCTATGGCGCTTGTCGACCGCGCTCTCTCTGACACGCGGCTGTCGGCTTTGGATGACATCGCGACGCAGCTGCAGTGGCCGACGCAGCGTGAACGGGTGGTCGCGGCAGCCCGTGGCATCTAC
- a CDS encoding PE-PPE domain-containing protein — translation MATVFAVATPGAADASTALILGGKGKYAKLTDQQMSDAFGGYFADYDQRINVPFPGTSNLYKSVQVGTDNLYAAVYATPGPKTIGGVSEGAPSVIEVLRRLEADAADPASGKTPPPKEEMNVAIYGLPSKRFLGDLADQPMPVTPYDIIIVKAEYDGIADFPDNTWNMLAVTNALMGAVQLHVKQSNFDIRNLPTEYTIETNDAGGTTTTILIPTEVLPILGPMVALHFNPDYIAKMDARLRPKIDAAYDRPPMETGIPPTLTGPPGPPPTTTPSTPPVTALTATSVQTSAEQTTAALSTRATSRAPLASESRTATATQPTVADDPEPNTQSGDDTKASSGTTAEAEKPARKSLFATREHKKATRGSEKGAAGSAEKRTERTKDRPSAAGADADAGGGGSAGGDSE, via the coding sequence GTGGCAACCGTCTTTGCCGTGGCGACCCCGGGAGCAGCCGATGCCTCGACCGCGCTGATCCTCGGTGGCAAAGGCAAATATGCCAAACTGACCGACCAGCAGATGTCGGACGCGTTCGGGGGCTACTTCGCCGATTACGACCAGCGGATCAACGTGCCGTTCCCCGGAACGAGCAACCTGTACAAGTCGGTTCAGGTCGGCACGGACAACCTCTACGCGGCCGTCTACGCCACCCCGGGGCCCAAGACCATCGGCGGGGTGTCCGAAGGTGCGCCGTCGGTGATCGAGGTGTTGCGCCGGCTCGAGGCCGATGCAGCCGATCCGGCCAGCGGGAAGACACCGCCTCCGAAGGAGGAGATGAACGTCGCGATCTACGGGTTGCCGAGTAAGCGATTCCTCGGGGACCTGGCCGATCAGCCCATGCCGGTCACGCCCTACGACATCATCATCGTCAAGGCCGAATACGACGGAATTGCAGACTTTCCGGACAACACGTGGAACATGCTGGCGGTCACCAACGCGCTCATGGGCGCGGTGCAGCTCCATGTGAAGCAGTCGAACTTCGACATCAGGAACCTGCCGACCGAGTACACGATCGAGACCAACGACGCGGGTGGGACGACGACCACGATCCTGATCCCCACCGAGGTCCTTCCGATCCTGGGGCCGATGGTGGCCTTGCACTTCAACCCGGACTACATCGCGAAAATGGACGCGCGGCTGCGTCCCAAGATCGACGCGGCCTACGACAGGCCCCCGATGGAGACCGGCATTCCGCCCACGCTCACCGGCCCCCCGGGGCCGCCGCCGACGACCACCCCGTCGACTCCGCCTGTCACCGCGCTGACCGCCACGTCCGTTCAGACATCCGCCGAGCAGACGACGGCGGCGCTGAGCACCCGTGCCACGTCGCGAGCGCCGCTGGCCAGTGAATCGCGGACAGCGACCGCCACCCAGCCCACGGTCGCCGACGATCCGGAACCGAACACGCAGTCCGGCGACGACACGAAAGCCAGCAGCGGCACGACTGCCGAGGCCGAAAAGCCCGCCCGCAAATCGCTTTTCGCGACACGCGAGCACAAGAAGGCTACCCGTGGATCGGAGAAGGGCGCGGCCGGCAGCGCAGAGAAGCGCACAGAGCGCACGAAGGACCGGCCCTCGGCGGCCGGTGCCGACGCCGATGCGGGGGGCGGGGGATCGGCAGGCGGCGACAGCGAGTAG